Proteins found in one Neodiprion lecontei isolate iyNeoLeco1 chromosome 6, iyNeoLeco1.1, whole genome shotgun sequence genomic segment:
- the LOC124295131 gene encoding uncharacterized protein LOC124295131 — MKQRVTLRTAINVTRYPIAPIASWPLPRGVSRLNVALHNFRWWFSILHTISNSYGWFYNVYSHSGDPDVMIRALSEIGALYSTIFKMLICKIEAPGLQPLPGAADYPFSLEPTWLWMILYASHSVIIAQVGCMAILDFMFAILLWYAGARFEMLGLEFQWATTPSDVQRCIRKHLYLIKYVDKLKLATRYMALEVTTIAVFAVITGGFVLIRIFLSVHILAKYVFFELVSALELFLFTWPADNLIDKTEKIGYAAYGCAWVGKPSGMLQDLLIVMLRAKSPAVIPIDGLLTILSLELYGSTMSASFSYPTTLRVIAVT, encoded by the exons ATGAAGCAACGCGTCACACTCCGGACTGCCATCAATGTTACCAGATATCCAATAGCTCCTATTGCTTCCTGGCCGTTGCCGCGAGGAGTCTCCCGCTTGAATGTCGCGTTGCATAACTTTCGCTGGTGGTTTTCCATCCTCCACACCATAAGCAATTCTTACGGCTGGTTTTACAACGTTTATAGCCACAGTGGCGACCCCGACGTCATGATTAGAGCTTTGTCAGAGATTGGTGCCTTGTACtctacgattttcaaaatgttgatCTGCAAAATAGAAGCTCCAGGTCTGCAG CCTCTACCAGGAGCCGCGGATTATCCATTTTCACTAGAGCCAACATGGCTTTGGATGATTCTGTACGCTTCGCACAGTGTGATCATAGCCCAGGTTGGATGCATGGCAATACTCGACTTTATGTTCGCAATTCTACTGTGGTATGCCGGTGCCAGATTTGAAATGCTGGGATTAGAATTTCAATGGGCAACTACTCCGAGTGACGTTCAACGCTGCATCCGAAAGCATCTATATCTGATAAA ATACGTGGATAAACTGAAACTCGCGACGCGTTATATGGCTCTGGAAGTCACTACTATTGCAGTTTTCGCCGTTATCACAGGAGGCTTCGTACTTATCCGT atttttctctccgtgcaCATACTGGCGAAGTATGTTTTCTTCGAGTTGGTTTCCGCTTTGGAACTCTTCTTATTCACCTGGCCAGCAGACAATCTAATCGACAAG ACCGAGAAAATCGGATACGCAGCCTACGGCTGTGCCTGGGTAGGAAAACCGTCCGGTATGCTTCAGGACTTGTTAATTGTCATGCTCCGAGCTAAATCCCCGGCGGTCATACCGATTGATGGCTTGCTTACCATCTTGTCACTCGAACTCTACGGATCC ACGATGTCGGCTAGTTTCTCCTATCCTACAACCCTGCGAGTTATCGCTGTTACTTAG